The following are from one region of the Haloactinomyces albus genome:
- a CDS encoding alkyl/aryl-sulfatase yields the protein MTRPTQPTEHIIAAHRHATRTLPWSRTDDIADAERGFIAAPEHRTIEDAEGRTVWAFDRYHFLDGEPPGSVHPALWRQTRLLAKAGLFEVVPGVYQVRGFDLSNMTLIEGECGIIVVDPLISVETARAALDLYQRHRGPRPVTAVVFTHNHADHFGGVFGLAGADELTSGTIEILAPEGFTEHAVSENVYAGPVMSRRATLMYGSALPVGPRGQVGVGLGLGTSTGRVTLARPTVHIERTGQECTIDGVRMVFQIVSGTEAPAELNFFLPDVAALCLAETATHTQHNLGTLRGAPVRDARAWAHALTESLVLFGSRANVLLAGHHWPTWGTEKVVSFLSEQRDLYTYLHDQTLRLMNQGLTAADIAESLALPPTLEGTWHTRGYYGSTSHNIKAIYQRYIGWFDGNPAHLWPHPPVAAAARYVDFMGGAERVLEMAEESYGAGDYRWVAEVVNHVVYAEPNNERARLLQAAALEQLGYGSENATWRNFYLAAALELRLGRTSASAPRQSRDSSTVAALSLRQVFDSIAIRVNGPRAARHRLHIVWEITDEHSQYHTVLSNGALVHHENNPVPGSRPELTLILSRATLNQLVAGPSRVHALVEYGELQHDGDLTVLVTLFGLTEKPRPDFPVVTPAALDASWSAGDRNRGQAAPERADGPSWR from the coding sequence ATGACTCGACCCACCCAGCCGACCGAACACATCATCGCGGCCCATCGCCACGCGACACGAACCCTGCCCTGGTCACGCACGGACGACATCGCCGATGCCGAGCGGGGGTTCATCGCCGCGCCCGAGCACCGCACCATCGAGGACGCCGAGGGGCGAACGGTGTGGGCCTTCGACCGCTACCACTTCCTCGATGGCGAGCCTCCGGGATCGGTGCACCCGGCGCTGTGGCGCCAGACGCGGCTGCTTGCCAAGGCGGGCCTGTTCGAGGTCGTTCCCGGCGTGTACCAGGTGCGCGGGTTCGACCTGTCCAACATGACACTGATCGAAGGCGAGTGCGGCATCATCGTGGTGGACCCGCTGATCAGCGTGGAAACCGCTCGCGCCGCCCTCGATCTGTATCAGCGGCATCGTGGACCACGACCGGTGACCGCCGTGGTGTTCACCCACAACCATGCCGATCATTTCGGTGGGGTGTTCGGTCTCGCCGGAGCCGACGAACTCACTTCCGGCACCATCGAGATTCTGGCGCCGGAAGGCTTCACCGAGCATGCGGTGAGCGAGAATGTCTACGCCGGCCCGGTGATGAGCCGTCGTGCCACGCTCATGTATGGGTCCGCGCTCCCGGTCGGCCCGCGCGGGCAGGTCGGTGTGGGACTCGGTCTGGGGACCTCCACGGGCCGAGTCACTCTCGCCCGACCAACCGTCCACATTGAACGGACTGGGCAAGAGTGCACGATCGACGGCGTGCGGATGGTGTTCCAGATCGTCTCCGGCACCGAGGCACCCGCCGAGCTGAACTTCTTCCTTCCCGATGTCGCCGCGCTGTGTTTGGCCGAGACCGCCACCCACACCCAGCACAACCTCGGCACGCTGCGCGGGGCGCCAGTGCGCGACGCCCGCGCGTGGGCACACGCGCTCACCGAGTCCCTCGTGCTTTTCGGTTCTCGTGCCAACGTGCTCCTCGCGGGACACCACTGGCCCACTTGGGGAACCGAGAAAGTGGTGAGCTTCCTCAGCGAGCAACGCGACCTCTACACCTACCTGCACGACCAGACCTTGCGGTTGATGAACCAGGGTCTCACCGCCGCGGACATCGCCGAGTCCTTGGCGCTGCCCCCGACTCTGGAGGGCACCTGGCATACGCGCGGATACTACGGTTCGACCAGCCACAACATCAAAGCGATCTATCAGCGCTACATCGGATGGTTCGACGGCAACCCCGCCCACCTGTGGCCGCACCCGCCCGTCGCCGCCGCCGCGCGTTACGTGGACTTCATGGGCGGTGCGGAACGCGTGCTGGAGATGGCCGAGGAAAGCTACGGCGCGGGCGACTATCGGTGGGTCGCCGAGGTGGTCAACCACGTCGTGTACGCCGAGCCCAACAACGAGCGAGCACGCCTGCTGCAGGCCGCGGCGCTGGAACAGCTCGGATACGGCTCCGAGAATGCGACCTGGCGCAACTTCTACTTGGCCGCCGCACTGGAGCTGCGACTCGGCCGGACCAGCGCCAGCGCGCCACGGCAGTCGCGGGACAGCAGCACGGTCGCTGCGCTAAGCCTGCGACAGGTCTTCGACAGCATCGCCATCCGCGTCAACGGCCCCCGCGCTGCGAGGCACAGGCTGCACATTGTCTGGGAGATCACCGACGAGCATTCCCAGTACCACACGGTGCTTTCCAACGGGGCACTCGTGCACCACGAAAACAATCCGGTGCCCGGCTCGCGTCCCGAGCTGACGCTCATCCTCAGCCGAGCCACACTGAACCAACTCGTGGCCGGACCATCTCGTGTGCACGCGCTGGTTGAGTACGGCGAGCTGCAGCACGACGGTGACCTCACCGTGCTCGTCACCCTCTTCGGCCTCACCGAGAAGCCACGACCTGACTTTCCGGTCGTCACGCCGGCCGCGCTGGACGCTTCGTGGTCCGCCGGTGACCGTAATCGCGGTCAGGCCGCCCCTGAGCGCGCCGATGGCCCTTCGTGG
- a CDS encoding 4-carboxy-4-hydroxy-2-oxoadipate aldolase/oxaloacetate decarboxylase, whose translation MNNVIVTDPPRAELDKVTKLSEYGVATVHEALGRTGFLDSRLRPTHLGSRIGGTAVTVLCWPGDNLMIHAAIEQCRPGDVLVVTTTSPCTDGLFGELFATALQVRDVRGLVTTSGVRDVTDLHEMGFPVWSAAVSAQGTVKATPGSVNVPITLGGQLVRPGDAVLADDDGVMVVPRQSIDHALEASQARVDKEQATREAFRNGELGLDRYNLRTKLAELGVQYLTAQEYGL comes from the coding sequence ATGAACAACGTCATCGTCACCGACCCGCCCCGCGCCGAGCTCGACAAGGTCACCAAGCTTTCCGAGTACGGCGTCGCCACCGTGCACGAAGCACTGGGCCGCACCGGATTCCTCGACTCGCGGCTACGTCCGACACACCTCGGCTCACGCATCGGCGGCACCGCCGTCACGGTGCTGTGCTGGCCCGGCGACAACCTCATGATCCACGCCGCGATCGAACAATGCCGCCCCGGCGACGTGCTCGTCGTGACCACGACCTCGCCCTGCACCGACGGACTGTTCGGAGAGCTGTTCGCCACCGCCCTGCAGGTGCGCGATGTGCGCGGACTCGTCACCACCAGCGGCGTGCGCGACGTGACCGATCTGCACGAGATGGGCTTTCCCGTCTGGTCGGCCGCGGTCAGCGCGCAGGGCACCGTCAAGGCCACGCCGGGCTCGGTCAACGTGCCCATCACCCTCGGCGGGCAACTCGTCCGGCCCGGTGATGCCGTCCTCGCCGACGACGACGGCGTCATGGTCGTCCCCCGCCAGAGCATCGACCACGCACTCGAAGCTTCCCAGGCCCGCGTCGACAAGGAACAAGCCACCCGAGAGGCCTTCCGCAACGGAGAACTCGGCCTCGACCGCTACAACCTGCGCACCAAACTCGCCGAACTCGGCGTGCAATACCTGACCGCACAGGAATACGGACTATAA
- a CDS encoding class I adenylate-forming enzyme family protein, with amino-acid sequence MNLGTYLTRSARHWPDQPALVCGARVWMYRDFEERTNRLAASFSSRLGLDTGDAVGSLAWNRGELVEIEFALYKAGMPRVPINARLGRAEIEHILRDASVRMLVFDAAHRDDALAAIASAGTGCLPVLLDDELGEDFDGAASEPFGPAEAPPVTGVLSYRELVNDGRADPVAVDVGEDDAAVLNFTSGSTGKLKAAVQTFGNRLANMRKQLMSHESPPRPGMRYLACGPITHATGMGLLGGVFGGSTTYILHSWNPATFLDIVERERITSTFLVPAMLTMVLEHPDVGERDLSSLTSVRLGGAPISPRRLREAVALFGPVVAQGYGLAETTSVVAGLTSEEIANAVTDDPELLRSCGRAAYDTEIHVVDENNTELPPREIGEIVARGPDCVTRYWNDPEQSARTFRDGWVHTGDLAWMREDGYLFIVDRKKDMIISGGFNIYCTEVEAALYEHPAVNEVCVIGVPDEMWGEAVQAAVVLRAGHEPTANELIGFCAERLDRFKKPRSIDFVPELPHNRNGKIDRKAVREPYWADTARRVN; translated from the coding sequence ATGAACCTGGGCACCTACCTCACCCGGAGCGCGCGGCACTGGCCCGACCAGCCCGCGCTCGTCTGCGGCGCACGCGTCTGGATGTACCGGGATTTCGAGGAGCGCACCAACCGCCTTGCCGCATCGTTCAGCAGTCGCCTCGGGCTGGACACCGGCGACGCGGTGGGATCGCTGGCGTGGAACCGCGGCGAGCTGGTCGAGATCGAATTCGCGCTCTACAAGGCCGGAATGCCAAGGGTTCCGATCAACGCGCGTCTCGGCAGGGCGGAGATCGAGCACATCCTGCGGGACGCCTCCGTGCGGATGCTGGTCTTCGACGCCGCGCATCGCGATGATGCTCTCGCCGCCATCGCATCCGCGGGAACCGGATGCCTGCCCGTGCTGCTCGACGACGAGCTCGGAGAGGATTTCGACGGTGCGGCAAGCGAGCCATTCGGGCCCGCGGAGGCACCCCCGGTCACAGGGGTGCTTTCGTACCGCGAACTCGTCAACGACGGTCGCGCCGACCCGGTTGCCGTTGACGTCGGCGAGGACGACGCTGCGGTTCTGAACTTCACCTCCGGCTCGACCGGCAAGCTCAAGGCGGCCGTGCAGACCTTTGGCAACCGCTTGGCCAACATGCGCAAGCAGCTGATGAGCCACGAGTCACCCCCACGTCCCGGCATGCGCTACCTCGCGTGCGGACCGATCACCCACGCGACCGGAATGGGGCTTCTCGGCGGCGTCTTCGGCGGCTCGACCACCTACATCCTTCACTCCTGGAATCCGGCCACGTTCCTGGACATCGTGGAGCGGGAACGCATCACCTCCACGTTCCTCGTGCCCGCCATGCTCACCATGGTGCTCGAGCATCCCGACGTTGGCGAGCGCGACCTGTCCAGTCTGACCAGCGTGCGGCTCGGCGGCGCCCCCATCTCGCCGCGACGGCTGCGCGAGGCCGTGGCCCTGTTCGGCCCTGTCGTGGCGCAGGGCTATGGCCTCGCCGAGACGACCAGCGTAGTAGCGGGCTTGACCAGCGAGGAGATCGCCAATGCGGTAACCGATGATCCCGAGCTGCTGCGGTCGTGCGGGCGGGCCGCCTACGACACCGAGATCCACGTTGTGGACGAAAACAACACCGAGCTACCGCCACGCGAGATCGGCGAGATCGTTGCCCGCGGCCCGGACTGCGTCACCAGGTACTGGAACGACCCCGAGCAGTCCGCGCGCACGTTTCGCGATGGCTGGGTGCACACCGGGGACCTGGCCTGGATGCGCGAGGACGGCTACCTGTTCATCGTGGACCGGAAAAAAGACATGATCATCTCGGGCGGTTTCAACATCTACTGCACCGAGGTGGAGGCAGCGCTGTACGAGCATCCCGCCGTCAACGAGGTCTGCGTCATTGGTGTTCCGGACGAAATGTGGGGCGAGGCGGTGCAGGCCGCCGTCGTCCTGCGCGCCGGTCACGAGCCGACCGCGAACGAGCTGATCGGGTTCTGCGCCGAACGCCTCGACCGGTTCAAGAAGCCCCGATCGATCGACTTCGTGCCCGAGCTTCCGCACAACCGCAACGGCAAGATCGATCGCAAGGCCGTGCGCGAGCCGTACTGGGCGGACACGGCGCGCCGGGTGAACTGA
- a CDS encoding MFS transporter codes for MTASTPGPAGAELLDRLDRLPLSKPHRRLMLQGGMGYLFEAYDGVLLGYAASALVALWSLDASMAGWVLASVFIGYLIGALLAGVLADWIGRRRVLMYALLVYAVFTLLAATASSPGELILWRILSGIGIGAEATAIVPYVSEFLPRRNRGRSIGRTIMFLGVGYVLAGLTAVTVISPQPEPGWRIACLSGILPVLLLLWWRRTMVESPRFLISKGRIAEAGGIVERFERDTAAAGDTVPPASSSDSVECEVDRLAGQTNPLRRLGALWGPGMARRSTVVCLLWFAFQAAQYGYGTWLPTLLMLKGFAISQSFAFAMAGAVAQVPGYYIAASVSEHLDRKWTIVVFLLGSVGCAAGLGTAGNAASIFCYSVALSFFMNGAASPLYAYTAEIYPTGIRTSGMGMASATARIGAILAPVVIGYLYADLGFGGVFAVLCGLLLLGTVVLAIFGLRTAGRSLEDLHAPARVKN; via the coding sequence ATGACCGCATCGACCCCGGGGCCTGCCGGTGCCGAACTACTCGACCGGCTCGATCGGCTTCCTCTGTCCAAACCCCATCGTCGGCTGATGCTGCAAGGAGGGATGGGCTACCTGTTCGAGGCATACGACGGAGTGCTGCTCGGGTATGCCGCGTCGGCGCTGGTGGCACTGTGGTCGCTGGACGCTTCGATGGCCGGGTGGGTCCTGGCCTCGGTATTTATCGGCTATCTCATCGGTGCACTGCTCGCAGGCGTGCTCGCCGACTGGATCGGACGCCGCCGGGTGCTGATGTACGCCCTGCTCGTCTACGCGGTGTTCACGCTGCTCGCGGCGACCGCGTCCAGTCCCGGCGAGCTCATCCTGTGGCGCATCCTCAGCGGTATTGGGATCGGCGCCGAAGCAACAGCGATCGTCCCCTACGTCTCCGAGTTCCTTCCCCGGCGGAATCGGGGCCGCAGTATCGGCAGGACCATTATGTTCCTCGGCGTGGGCTATGTGCTGGCCGGGCTCACCGCGGTCACCGTGATCAGTCCGCAGCCGGAGCCGGGCTGGCGGATCGCGTGCCTGAGCGGCATTCTGCCGGTACTGCTTCTGCTGTGGTGGCGACGGACGATGGTGGAGTCGCCGCGGTTCCTGATCAGCAAGGGGCGCATCGCCGAAGCAGGCGGGATCGTGGAGCGGTTCGAACGAGATACCGCCGCGGCAGGCGACACGGTTCCTCCAGCGTCGTCGAGCGACAGCGTGGAGTGCGAGGTGGACCGCCTCGCGGGACAGACCAACCCGCTGCGACGGTTGGGGGCCCTGTGGGGTCCCGGGATGGCACGTCGGAGCACGGTGGTGTGCCTGCTGTGGTTCGCCTTCCAAGCGGCGCAGTACGGGTACGGCACGTGGCTGCCCACGCTGCTCATGCTCAAAGGCTTCGCGATCTCCCAAAGTTTCGCCTTCGCCATGGCCGGCGCAGTCGCTCAGGTGCCTGGTTACTATATCGCCGCGTCGGTCAGTGAACACTTGGATCGCAAGTGGACCATCGTGGTGTTTCTGCTGGGCAGTGTCGGTTGCGCGGCTGGTCTCGGCACGGCGGGCAACGCCGCGTCGATCTTTTGCTACAGCGTGGCGCTGTCGTTTTTCATGAACGGGGCCGCTTCGCCGCTGTATGCCTACACTGCGGAGATCTATCCCACGGGCATCCGGACGAGCGGGATGGGCATGGCGAGTGCGACAGCGAGGATCGGAGCCATCCTGGCGCCAGTCGTGATCGGTTATCTCTACGCTGACCTCGGCTTCGGCGGAGTGTTCGCAGTACTGTGCGGACTCCTACTGCTCGGCACCGTCGTCCTCGCCATCTTCGGTTTGCGGACAGCAGGGCGCAGCCTCGAAGATCTGCATGCTCCGGCGCGCGTCAAGAACTAG
- a CDS encoding acyl-CoA dehydrogenase family protein gives MTFSLHPTYRDAELSALVDRLRDYLDGELSEYERNRGITRQSRLTRADLKPVWRRSRELGFYGIHLPTEYGGQGLTCTALAALKEEVGASGRILGHSVLGDMGGPLRAGDILRHATEHQLNKYLLPVVDGERACCFSLTEPDAGSDVRSMRTTAHREPDGYRLTGRKVFSSAGPFADFAIVVARMGDSDDAFSAFIVDLDTPGCTVLDGDTPMSGEYIESDIALQDCHIPSANLLGEEGKGMRIALGRVTTNRLLHCPTVLGATRRIINLTRDRALHRKVAGGQPLLDLQAIQHKLADMATEFYAARSMTYKALEALDNGDDVRTEAFMCKLFVAESAFRIADQAVQIHGKEGLTQGNEIEYLFRKIRMFRILTGTSEVQRNAIAKDLARHGR, from the coding sequence ATGACGTTTTCACTGCACCCCACCTACCGGGACGCCGAACTGTCCGCTCTCGTCGACAGGCTCCGGGACTACCTGGACGGGGAACTCTCCGAGTACGAGCGCAACCGTGGCATCACACGGCAGAGCCGGCTCACCCGCGCGGACCTGAAACCGGTCTGGCGGCGTAGCCGCGAGCTCGGCTTCTACGGCATTCACTTGCCCACCGAATACGGCGGGCAAGGACTGACCTGCACGGCACTGGCCGCGCTCAAGGAGGAGGTCGGTGCGAGCGGCCGGATTCTCGGCCACAGCGTCCTCGGTGATATGGGCGGCCCCCTGCGCGCAGGCGACATACTCCGGCACGCCACCGAACACCAGCTCAACAAGTACCTGCTGCCCGTCGTGGACGGAGAACGCGCCTGCTGCTTCTCGCTGACCGAGCCGGACGCGGGTTCGGATGTCCGCTCGATGCGCACAACCGCCCACCGTGAGCCGGATGGCTACCGATTGACCGGGCGCAAGGTTTTCAGCTCCGCCGGCCCCTTCGCCGACTTCGCGATCGTCGTCGCTCGCATGGGAGACAGCGATGATGCCTTCTCGGCGTTCATCGTCGACCTGGACACCCCAGGCTGCACGGTGCTCGACGGCGACACCCCGATGTCCGGCGAGTACATCGAAAGCGACATCGCGCTGCAAGATTGCCACATTCCCTCAGCCAACCTCCTCGGCGAGGAGGGCAAAGGCATGCGCATCGCACTGGGTCGGGTGACCACCAACCGGCTATTGCACTGCCCGACTGTGCTCGGTGCCACACGTCGGATCATCAACCTCACCCGCGACCGTGCGCTGCACCGGAAAGTCGCAGGTGGCCAGCCACTGCTCGATCTCCAAGCGATCCAGCACAAGCTGGCCGACATGGCCACCGAGTTCTACGCGGCGCGCTCGATGACCTATAAGGCGCTGGAGGCCCTCGACAACGGCGATGACGTGCGCACGGAAGCGTTCATGTGCAAGCTGTTCGTCGCCGAGTCGGCCTTCCGCATCGCCGACCAGGCTGTGCAGATTCACGGTAAAGAAGGGCTCACCCAGGGAAACGAGATCGAGTACCTGTTCCGGAAGATCCGGATGTTTCGCATCTTGACCGGGACGTCCGAAGTTCAGCGCAACGCCATCGCCAAGGACCTGGCCCGCCATGGTCGATGA
- the ligM gene encoding vanillate/3-O-methylgallate O-demethylase encodes MSAKNLQEVLDQAGNTVDLLRNSQLGSFIYPVVPAEFTNWRREVTSWRESAVLFDQTHHMVNLFVSGPDALQLLSDTGINSMANFPVDSAKQFVPVSPEGGVIGDGVLFRLADEEFVFVGRAPVANWLTFRGGKGYNVDIRWDERSPSRPYGNAVTRDVWRFQIQGPNAWKVIEKVNGGPVEQLRFFRMGYMNVAGEQVRTLRHGMAGAPGLEIWGPYESYGKVRDAILEAGREFGLEPAGARAYSCNTLESGWIPSPLPAVYTSEEMRPYREWLGADSYEAMNALAGSFVSDRIEDYYLNPWELGYGPFVKFDHDFVGRDALEAITPETQRRKVTLAWNAEDVTTLLASPLNQDGPDYQFFDLPNANYGSSNFDSVVDAEGRQVGLSLFTGYSANERTTLSLATVDPGVPIGAEVKVIWGEPDGGTRKSTVQPHEQFAVRAVVSPAPYSAVARESYRPGWRTAATV; translated from the coding sequence ATGAGCGCGAAGAACCTGCAAGAAGTGTTGGACCAGGCGGGGAACACGGTGGATTTGCTCCGAAATTCCCAGCTCGGATCCTTCATCTACCCCGTCGTCCCGGCCGAATTCACGAACTGGCGCCGCGAGGTGACTTCCTGGCGTGAATCGGCAGTGCTGTTCGACCAGACGCACCACATGGTCAACCTGTTCGTCTCGGGCCCGGACGCGCTGCAGTTGCTCTCCGACACCGGAATCAACAGCATGGCCAACTTCCCGGTGGACTCGGCCAAGCAGTTCGTTCCGGTTTCCCCCGAAGGGGGGGTCATCGGTGACGGCGTCCTGTTCCGACTGGCCGACGAGGAGTTCGTGTTCGTCGGACGTGCCCCCGTGGCCAACTGGCTGACCTTCCGGGGCGGCAAGGGCTACAACGTCGACATTCGCTGGGACGAGCGCTCGCCCTCGCGGCCGTACGGCAACGCGGTCACGCGCGATGTGTGGCGCTTTCAGATCCAGGGCCCGAACGCGTGGAAGGTCATCGAAAAGGTCAACGGTGGCCCGGTCGAGCAGCTGCGCTTCTTCAGGATGGGCTACATGAACGTGGCCGGCGAGCAGGTTCGCACGCTGCGCCACGGAATGGCGGGAGCTCCGGGGCTGGAGATCTGGGGACCCTACGAGAGCTACGGCAAGGTGCGCGACGCCATCCTCGAAGCGGGTCGCGAATTCGGCCTGGAGCCTGCGGGGGCACGCGCCTACTCGTGCAACACCCTGGAGTCGGGCTGGATCCCATCTCCCCTGCCTGCGGTCTACACCAGCGAGGAAATGCGTCCGTACCGGGAATGGCTGGGGGCGGACAGCTACGAGGCGATGAACGCCCTGGCCGGTAGCTTCGTGTCCGACAGGATCGAGGACTACTACCTGAACCCGTGGGAGCTCGGTTATGGTCCCTTCGTCAAGTTCGACCACGACTTCGTGGGCCGGGACGCGTTGGAAGCCATCACCCCGGAAACCCAGCGACGCAAGGTCACCCTCGCCTGGAACGCCGAGGACGTCACCACGCTGCTGGCCTCGCCGCTCAACCAGGACGGTCCCGACTACCAGTTCTTCGACCTGCCCAACGCCAACTACGGATCGTCCAACTTCGACTCGGTGGTGGACGCGGAAGGCAGGCAGGTCGGGCTGTCCCTGTTCACCGGATACAGCGCGAACGAGCGCACGACGCTCTCACTCGCGACTGTGGATCCCGGCGTCCCGATCGGCGCCGAGGTCAAGGTGATCTGGGGAGAACCGGACGGCGGCACCCGCAAGTCGACCGTCCAGCCCCACGAACAGTTCGCCGTGCGCGCCGTGGTGAGCCCGGCACCCTATTCCGCCGTGGCCCGGGAGAGCTACCGACCCGGATGGCGCACCGCCGCAACGGTCTGA
- a CDS encoding NAD-dependent succinate-semialdehyde dehydrogenase translates to MYTVTNAATDELIEEIQNATDAEVRAAIDRVHHGYASWRRRSVADRAKIVARAAELFAERADELAEIMTLEMGKRINEGRGEVGVVVDIFNYYAENGPSMLADEPLPIKGGEAVIRKEPVGALLGVMPWNFPCYQVARFVAPNLVLGNTILLKHASICPRSAVAIEQVLHDAGVPEDAYVNVFASSKQIPEMLADPRIQGVSLTGSEPAGISVAAEAGKNLKKSVLELGGSDPLIVLDTDDMAETVKATATARMRNCGQSCNAPKRMIVMDDIYDEFVERLTERVAEYYVPGDPADPATKLPPLASAAAADEVAGQIETAVRQGATLRTGGHRITPGAYVAATVLTDVTQEMDAYREEIFGPVVLVFRAESEEHAIAIANDSPFGLGASVYGTDRERARRVAEQIEAGMVYLNSSGGSQADLPFGGIKRSGIGRELGPLGIEEFMNKKSIRL, encoded by the coding sequence ATGTACACAGTCACCAACGCGGCTACAGACGAACTGATTGAAGAGATCCAGAACGCGACCGACGCGGAGGTCCGTGCGGCGATCGATCGGGTGCACCACGGGTACGCATCGTGGCGACGCCGCTCGGTCGCAGACCGGGCGAAGATCGTGGCACGCGCGGCCGAGCTCTTTGCCGAGCGTGCCGACGAGCTGGCCGAGATCATGACGCTGGAGATGGGCAAGCGGATCAACGAAGGGCGCGGCGAAGTCGGCGTCGTGGTCGACATCTTCAACTACTACGCGGAGAACGGGCCGTCGATGCTGGCCGACGAGCCGTTGCCGATCAAGGGGGGTGAGGCGGTCATCCGCAAGGAACCGGTCGGCGCGCTGCTCGGTGTCATGCCGTGGAACTTCCCCTGCTACCAGGTCGCGCGGTTCGTGGCGCCGAACCTGGTGCTGGGCAACACCATCCTGCTCAAGCACGCCTCGATCTGCCCGCGCTCGGCGGTGGCGATCGAGCAGGTGCTGCACGACGCCGGCGTGCCCGAGGACGCCTACGTCAACGTATTCGCCTCCAGCAAGCAGATCCCCGAGATGCTCGCCGATCCGCGGATCCAGGGCGTGTCGCTGACCGGCAGTGAGCCCGCCGGAATCTCGGTGGCCGCCGAAGCGGGTAAGAACCTGAAGAAGTCCGTGCTGGAGCTGGGCGGATCGGATCCGCTGATCGTGCTGGACACCGACGACATGGCCGAGACGGTCAAGGCCACCGCCACCGCCCGGATGCGCAACTGCGGGCAGTCCTGTAACGCGCCCAAGCGGATGATCGTGATGGACGACATCTACGACGAGTTCGTCGAGCGGCTGACCGAGCGGGTGGCGGAGTACTACGTGCCGGGTGACCCGGCCGATCCGGCGACGAAGCTGCCGCCGCTGGCGTCGGCCGCCGCGGCCGACGAGGTGGCCGGGCAGATCGAGACCGCCGTCCGGCAGGGTGCGACGCTGCGCACCGGCGGGCACCGCATCACCCCCGGGGCCTACGTGGCGGCCACCGTGCTGACCGATGTGACCCAGGAGATGGACGCCTACCGCGAGGAGATCTTCGGCCCGGTCGTGCTGGTGTTCCGCGCGGAGAGCGAGGAGCACGCGATCGCGATCGCCAACGACTCGCCGTTCGGACTGGGCGCCAGCGTGTACGGCACCGACAGGGAGCGGGCCAGGCGCGTGGCCGAGCAGATCGAGGCGGGCATGGTGTACCTGAACAGCTCCGGTGGCTCGCAGGCCGATCTGCCGTTCGGGGGCATCAAGCGTTCCGGCATCGGCCGGGAACTCGGTCCGCTCGGCATCGAGGAATTCATGAACAAGAAATCCATCCGACTGTAG
- a CDS encoding TetR/AcrR family transcriptional regulator, with the protein MVEDRRTKRTRRALSDALVALVLERGFTALTVEDIAERADVARATFYSHVQGKEELFARVTSDLMADLAERTRPAITENAVGFTGKPLLELLRHAHDERDRYRIVLRGEGDGKPLHMFMDSLAQAVAEEFRVRAERNGVTPRIDAELLARVWVGEQIAVLQWWVSQDTPPMPAEEVSRMLLDLAMYGRYWASGFDLPG; encoded by the coding sequence ATGGTCGAGGACAGGCGCACCAAACGCACCCGGCGTGCGCTCAGCGACGCCCTGGTGGCACTGGTGCTCGAGCGTGGTTTCACCGCGCTCACGGTGGAGGACATCGCCGAACGCGCCGACGTGGCGCGCGCTACCTTCTACAGTCACGTTCAGGGCAAGGAAGAATTGTTCGCCAGGGTGACCTCCGACTTGATGGCCGATCTGGCCGAGCGGACGCGCCCGGCCATCACCGAAAACGCGGTGGGGTTCACCGGCAAGCCGCTGCTCGAGTTGTTGCGGCACGCGCACGACGAGCGCGACCGGTACCGGATCGTGCTGCGCGGGGAGGGGGACGGCAAACCCCTGCACATGTTCATGGACTCGCTCGCGCAGGCGGTGGCCGAGGAGTTCCGTGTGCGCGCGGAGCGCAACGGTGTTACGCCGCGCATCGATGCCGAGCTGCTGGCTCGCGTGTGGGTCGGCGAGCAGATAGCCGTCCTCCAGTGGTGGGTCTCCCAAGATACGCCGCCGATGCCTGCGGAGGAGGTCTCGCGCATGCTGCTCGACCTGGCCATGTATGGACGTTACTGGGCCAGCGGCTTCGACCTGCCCGGATGA